The sequence below is a genomic window from Ipomoea triloba cultivar NCNSP0323 chromosome 10, ASM357664v1.
TATTTACATTAGTCCTACGCattattataactttttagtttagtttagttcTAATTATAATAAAGTTATGGGAGTTTATTTgtaatgtttattatatttaatggtcgatttttattatttgattacaatatttttacataaaatattattgCAATTTAAGTAATATGCATAATTAATTatgagtataatttatttttaaatgatgtTATAAAATAAAGTCTTAAAGCTAagttatcaataataataatacttcgTATATACTTTTCCAAACTTCTATGGTAATGCTCTTtaaaatggttatttttaatttagtatgCTGTGCACATTAGTTTTATAAGTTTAATTAGCATTGATATTAGTCATATTACCACAACGATATATATTGATAGAGTTTTGTTTTTCAACCACGGATGAAATAGTAAGTAATATTATGTATAATCAAACGGAAAATTGTTGCCAAATACTTTGTGGTTTGACGGCATTATTGTTGCCTTTCATAACGATAATTTGATGAGCAGATACTGTAGTTTGGTTAGAGCTGAGTGtgctcaaaaaaattatttttttctatttggctcattttttttaaaaataacataaatctATTACAATAtctttacaaaatattaattattttaatgatgataataattatttattcatatttaaataaatataaatatattttaataattataataaaatggtgtaaataaattatttaaatttctaAAGTATTACATTAATAACAAACATacataaattgaaaaatataatagttatgaactaatgaaaatgaagaaaaaaacttACTTTTTTTGAATGTGAAATCGGGATGCatcaagatttttattgtttggtttggCCGGCATAGCTCGACTCATATTTAATTAAgtattgataaatgtaataactctgaactaaagaaattgaagagcAAAAATTAATTGTTTGGGTGTGAATTGGGTCAAGATTTTTATTACTGTTTGTTCTATCGCAACTAATCCGTATTTTAATTGGTTTTTAATAAAggtaatattttaaatgttttagGTTACTGGTTGGaccaatttttattgtttggtcttGCCCAAACACCTATATATTAACTGGACTAACccagttaaatttaaatcttGACAGATGGTGGGTTAACGACAAATTATGCTATTGACACAGGTCCACTTTGCAATATTAATCCAGGTCCAAAACGCGCGTCGAGAATAACGGTGCCATTAGTGGCACCGTTTTCTCAGCcaatgattttttattattttttttgtgaatatagagttaaaaaattgtgaatatagattcaaaaattgagttttattatattgttgaatatatagttctttaattgtgaatatagagttcttttattgtgaatataaagttcaaaaattttaaatatagggttaaaaaattataaatatagagaaACGAATTTGAAAGATAAACACCAAGCAAAATGAAATTGAGCAATATATATGTCAATGTTTGGGGTTAAGCTCCCCCATTTGCCTTGTGCTAGCCGAGGCCTCATGATCGAGCCATCATGATCGAGGCCTCGTAGCCGAGCCCACATGGCTGAGGCGTTGCCCTAGGACAATCAGGGTCACAGGGCTCAACTTCAGCGCTCCGGATCCGTTCGAGTCATTCTTGCTCCATTTTCCCGGATTGATTTGctctatttttaatatattcatcacaTAATTTTGTTTCATTAAGCTTTATTACATAATTAAGTGTTCAAAGACAATTTGCATTTTATCATATTTTGAAGTAAACTCACTGTTATAGTTTAGTCCACACACCGAAACCGACCTGTTCATGATAGGGTGACTCAGAAATGGTCTTTGTCTAATTGTCTCCCACGTAAtgttcattaaaataaaatatgaaaatattaagaagaaaacaaaagacaTTACCAAATATGCCCTGACATATCTAATCACTTTCCGTTCTTATTGGGCACAATATTTTTGCGCGGGGAACGAAAGGAAATTTGTCATGTCACATTGCGAAACGGCGTCGTTTCTTTGTTCAAAAAGTCAAAGCTGCccttgttttcttcttccccGCTCGACCCTCCCAAACCCTagttcttctctctctctcacctgAAAATAACATTCCGActctcattctctctctctctctctcttcttttctcACCATAAACATTCTCAATCGTTTCtccaaaattattcaaaatccCTATACACACAGAGTGCATACATACGGAGTGTTGATAAATTCAAATGTTCAGTTATCTGACGGCGCCACcgcaatgatgatgatgagacaAGACTTTTCTGCCGGAGGCGGCGGCGCGGCGTCGGACCCCAACTGTTGCCGGAATTGCGGCGTCAAGGAACGCCCGCTTCACGAAGTCTGCCACCGGGGAAACTTCCGGAAGGTTTGCACTTCCTGCGTCCTAAGGCTCCACCCGCAGTCCTTCTGCCCTACCTGCTTCACCGTCTACAACCCTTCCCAACCTCATTCCTCCATGAACGACGTCGTTACCTGCTTTAAGTGCTACTCCGCCTCCCATTCCCAGTGCGTGGGCCCCAGCCCCCCGACGCCTTACGTTTGCCCCATTTGTGTTAGCCCTAATTCGCCGTTATTTGCCCCCAAGAGGACCAAGGACGCGAATGCGGATGCCAAATTTGAGAATGATGATAATAGCTTCAGGGTCGTTGACAAGAAGGCGGCGAGGGTTTTTCTGGCGGCCGCTAGGATTGCAATCATGTCGACTAGTAAGGCGGCTTTAGCTGCTAAGGCAGAGGCCGAGAAGCGCGCCAAGGAGGCTGCTATTACAAGGAAACGCGCAAGGGAAGCTTTGGAGCACTTGTCCAATCTCGTGGCCATGGAAAAGATGAGGAGAAAGGAGTTCTTATTGCCGCCTCCAGATGTCTCGCAGCCTGGTGGTTTAGTCCATATGAGCGACAATAAAGGTTGGAATATGGGCACTGCTAAGATGCCAGCAGCAGTTCAAGTTCAACATGATGATAGGAATAGATTTCGTAATTTAAACAGGGTAGAAACTTCTAGTGAGGTTTTGGCAGCACTGAATGCAGTTGGTctgagggagagggagaggttGCAAGAGCACGAGGTTCAAAATCCAGCGAAAAATGTCAACATGATGGATGTGGAGGAGAATGGGGGATCAACAATGCCTTCTGATTTGGTTAATTCGGGATCGGTTGTTCAGAGTCATGGTGGTGGGATCCAGATTGATAAGTCTGGAAATGTGGGCAATGTGGATAACATTGAGAATTGTAATGGTCGGGGTATGAGAATAAATAATGGGACAGTTCCTATACCATCTGTGGAGGATAGAAATCAGCAGATCCAACGTATTCAAGCTGGGGAGCAGATTAATAGTTCCTTGAAACAATAACTGGTGATGCCCGCAATGTGTTAAATGGACAAGGTCTGGTTTTAATGAGATGATCTGAAAATTGTCCAATTGAATGATTGTTttgtgtttatttatgtttgttCTCTTATTGCAGGCTATATGAGGTTTGCACAGAAGCTATTTTTCTGGAACTTCATTGAAATATGGACAGGGGCATATTTGTGTGAGTTGTTTTTGATAGATTAAGGAAAATTTATCCTTGTGCAGTTGCTTCAATTATGTTTAGAGCCTAGTTTCATGTAAAAATGTTCGTGAACATGTGATGTGCTTATGTTAGCTTAATGACACATGCACTTTTACTGCAGTCTAATTTAAATCTACCAAGGAGTTTAGTTCAGAAATTACCTGTTGGCACACATTTGGATTTTATTGTCACCATAAAAAACAAGCTTGCCCCTGCCCCCCAAAAAATCCAGCTTAAAATTGTCTATTTTGGTATGGCTACTTCCTTCTAACGTATCTAAGTTGGTCAAACCTACATAGTTTTTAAGTGATTGAAGCATCAATTGCTTGAAGAATTCCCCTAGAAACAATCTTTTGTTGAACTTGTGAGTTGTGATTTGCAGGTGCTTGTAAATGAATTCTAGTAAAAGCATTATTGTGGAGAATGAACTAATGAATTCAGATGATTTGGGTATAGTTATACAACATATCAAATGGATTTTCTCTGATCTGCATTAAAGTTATAATACATTTTCATGTATTACTCTATTAGAACAATAAATAGGAATGATAAAGAATTTGCTTGACTTTGAACTTTGGTGAATATAATTGACCCAGATGTATGTTGATTGCCCTCATATTTTGCAACTAACTTCCGTTCAATACCTGGCATCTTCATATCATTCCATAGCATTTTGAGTACATTTATTGGAAGCATTTGGAATTAAAAGTTAAATGTAGCCTGTAAACTGCCTTGTGGCCTTGATGTGAATTTTACTTGTCCAGAGGAATATCAACTTTGCAATTTGGCACGTATGTTTTTGAATCTAGATAAATATGGGTTAGGGGTTTAGGTTCATTGTTCGAGTACCCAATTTGCTGGATTTGGAACCAAATAGTATTTTATCATTTGGTTACTTAGGCAGATGGATTAAGGTTCTAAGCACATGATGCTCTCCTTTATTGAGGCAcgttttatactttctcaatctttttcaaCCCAAAGAATCAATGCCCCCACTACCAGGGTTTGATCCTGTGACCATCCATTTGGAATAGTAACATATGTGCCATCACACTATATAGTAGTTGGCTAATTTTGTTAGTTTTGGGTCAGTATATGATGTTATGCTTCCCATCCACTGCTTTATGAGTGGTCAGGGTTCAATGAAGTTCATTGTACTATAGAATTTAGATCGTTCTGCTGTGCTCTTGTTATGTTTTTTGTATTCTGTTCTGCTCCATTTTGACATGCAGGATTCTATTTAGAATTTAGTTGGTTTAAGAATGGCTTATTATTCTCCTTCTCTGCTTTTGATTTTCAAGTTGGTTTAACTCATTCTTGCTCCTTATGCTAGCTGCATGGTGTTTGATCAGTGCACATTTTTGGATTTGCCTAATCATATGGTTTGTTTCTGCATTTCTTTCTCTTGTTCTCCTGGCTACTTTCTCAAGAGCACTAGTATAGGTGCCCCTTTTAACACAATActcaaaaatcaataaaaatgttttttaataatatataaaaagaagttaatttcattttttgtcttagatttataggtgacaatctacttttaatccttttttattagaacatccaatTTTGggcatagtattattgtggcatgaccaattttggtcatttatcaacaaatcaatgtaaatatcgttaaatacaataacattttgatcttcaattatgaatgttttcaaaaaaataaacataaaaaatatagctaTTCAACATacattgtataaaaaagattgaaatgtttttgtattttaacaattttgttgttggaggactaaaattggtcatgccacaataatactaggaccaaatgaggatgttctaataaaaaaagactattGTCACCTATacatctaggaccaaaaatggaattaactcaatttcaAAACAAATGAATATAGTAGTAATGTTTATAAGATGTAAAtttgaataatgaataattGTCATTAATgaattttcttaaatttgaaGTGGATCAAATGAAAATAGAGTCCTCTTGTAAAAAAGTagggttaattttataattattgaaaatttttacaaACGTTATTTATTTTGGGAGTTAATCCcaccaatggtcctccgactatgttgatttttctaAATTAGTCctcgatttttaatttggacaatttaggtcccttgactttcaaattctttctaatgttggtcctttcgtcaaattttggttaagttgaggtcaaatgaagagGTAAAATTatccgttcacatgtttaatgtattattactcgtatttcttctgtcctatacgttgtatatatgaatataatctcagtcgaaatCTAAATCGGAACCATTAATCTCAGTcaaagtctcttcgactgagattatattcatatatatagcgtataggacaggagaaatacgagtaataatacactatacaggtaaagatacaattttaccccttcatttgacctcaacttaatcaaaatttgactaaaggaccgacattggaaagaatttgaaagtcaagggacttaaattgtccaaattaaaagtcggggactaattttggaaaatcaacatagtcagaggaccattgctgaaattagctctttattttataattattgcaaacttgaatGTTTAGTAATGGTACATTTGATTTCAAAATGAAGGGTAAGGATATGTCCACACTTTTTGAGCATGAGTTTTCAGTTGAAcccatatgtgtgtgtgtgtgtgtgtgtgtgtgtgtataggctACGAGTCCTGTGAGAACACTTtcataggagagaa
It includes:
- the LOC116031615 gene encoding uncharacterized protein LOC116031615; its protein translation is MMMMRQDFSAGGGGAASDPNCCRNCGVKERPLHEVCHRGNFRKVCTSCVLRLHPQSFCPTCFTVYNPSQPHSSMNDVVTCFKCYSASHSQCVGPSPPTPYVCPICVSPNSPLFAPKRTKDANADAKFENDDNSFRVVDKKAARVFLAAARIAIMSTSKAALAAKAEAEKRAKEAAITRKRAREALEHLSNLVAMEKMRRKEFLLPPPDVSQPGGLVHMSDNKGWNMGTAKMPAAVQVQHDDRNRFRNLNRVETSSEVLAALNAVGLRERERLQEHEVQNPAKNVNMMDVEENGGSTMPSDLVNSGSVVQSHGGGIQIDKSGNVGNVDNIENCNGRGMRINNGTVPIPSVEDRNQQIQRIQAGEQINSSLKQ